Proteins from a single region of Schistocerca gregaria isolate iqSchGreg1 chromosome 3, iqSchGreg1.2, whole genome shotgun sequence:
- the LOC126354505 gene encoding NADH-ubiquinone oxidoreductase chain 5-like encodes MAGLGANFEFDLKKIIALSTLRQLGLIIRILAIGYPKLAFFHLLAHALFKALLFICAGSIIHNLKDSQDIRFIGSIVNFIPLTSVCFNVSSLSLCGIPFLAGFYSKDLILEMVCLR; translated from the coding sequence atggctggattgggcgctaattttgagtttgatttaaagaagattattgctctttctactttaagacaacttggtttaataataagaattttggctataggttatccaaagcttgcattttttcatttattggctcatgctttatttaaggcattattatttatatgtgcaggttcaataattcataatttgaaggattctcaggatattcgttttataggatcaattgttaatttcatacctttaacttcagtttgttttaatgtttctagtttatctttgtgtggaataccttttttagcgggattttattcaaaggatttaattcttgagatggtttgtttaagatga